A portion of the Patescibacteria group bacterium genome contains these proteins:
- a CDS encoding AI-2E family transporter, translating to MSIQVPNRLQLNFFYVFLFVISVTCVLIFLPYVSALFLALVLSVIFNPLYQRIHKYTFKTNSLASFITVLIVSVLILVPLGFLVYFLFQEVKAVYGYFTDGGGSVVWADYLGRGQMFLGNILPDNLVPETTIGDLENYLNNFYQWVGAHFQTIFNNAVSVAGNLFVFILALYFFFRDGDKFRKMILRLSPLNDKHDETILKKMAVSVNSVVKGSLLVAVLQGLLTSLGFWMFGVPSPVLWGMVTVLVSLVPGVGTAITIIPAALFIALSEGMLPAAGLLAWGVLIVGTMDNFLRPLIIERGIPIHPFLILLSVFGGLGLFGAIGFLVGPIILSLLFVLMEIYSDVVSPKES from the coding sequence ATGTCGATACAAGTGCCGAATCGTCTGCAGCTTAATTTCTTTTACGTTTTTCTCTTTGTCATTTCGGTTACGTGTGTGTTGATTTTCTTGCCGTACGTGAGCGCGCTTTTCTTGGCACTTGTGCTGTCGGTCATCTTTAACCCGCTCTATCAGCGAATTCACAAGTACACCTTCAAGACAAATAGCCTGGCCTCATTTATCACGGTACTCATCGTGTCGGTGCTCATCTTGGTACCGCTCGGCTTCTTGGTGTATTTCCTTTTTCAAGAAGTGAAGGCCGTCTACGGATACTTCACCGACGGTGGTGGCAGTGTGGTGTGGGCAGACTATCTTGGTCGCGGACAAATGTTTCTCGGGAATATTTTGCCGGACAATTTGGTGCCAGAGACTACTATCGGCGACTTGGAAAATTACCTCAACAATTTCTATCAATGGGTCGGAGCTCATTTTCAGACGATTTTCAACAACGCCGTGAGTGTCGCCGGCAACCTCTTTGTCTTTATTCTCGCTCTGTATTTCTTCTTCCGCGATGGCGATAAATTCAGAAAGATGATCCTCCGTTTGTCGCCGCTCAACGACAAGCACGATGAGACGATTTTGAAAAAAATGGCGGTTTCGGTCAACTCGGTGGTGAAGGGGTCACTCCTAGTAGCGGTGCTGCAGGGCCTGCTCACCAGCCTCGGTTTCTGGATGTTTGGCGTGCCATCGCCGGTGCTGTGGGGTATGGTGACCGTACTCGTTTCTTTGGTCCCGGGCGTTGGTACGGCGATCACTATTATTCCCGCTGCCTTGTTCATTGCGCTATCCGAAGGGATGCTGCCCGCAGCCGGCCTTTTGGCCTGGGGGGTGCTCATTGTCGGTACGATGGACAATTTCCTCCGACCGCTCATTATCGAGCGCGGTATTCCGATCCATCCGTTTCTCATCTTGCTCTCGGTGTTTGGCGGTCTCGGTCTTTTCGGGGCGATCGGCTTCCTTGTTGGTCCGATCATTCTCAGCTTGCTTTTCGTACTCATGGAGATTTATTCGGACGTGGTGTCGCCAAAGGAAAGCTAG
- a CDS encoding helix-turn-helix domain-containing protein: MATEPLQLIKNLGLSDKAAKVYLACLELGEATVQDLARRAKLKRTTIYYTLEELKDIGAIFQTKRNKKIYFLPEEPANLLKHVRERVWDVERSIHVLEEKKHAIFRKPRLYFLYGPSGFKHVWDMIFQSKQKEYRILTEGVNFLDFVKERYILDEIIKNKKKLGISSKQLIVDSEYAREIVEKDPQENRRSKILPAKYQLPFTEVITKEFVAFISPRWDNTLFVVENEAFAQTRLAAFEMLWEKM; the protein is encoded by the coding sequence ATGGCAACAGAACCATTGCAACTCATCAAAAACCTCGGCCTTTCGGACAAGGCAGCAAAAGTGTACCTGGCATGCCTTGAGCTCGGCGAGGCAACGGTCCAAGACCTCGCCCGCCGAGCAAAACTCAAGCGCACCACTATCTACTACACCCTCGAAGAGCTCAAAGATATTGGCGCAATTTTCCAGACCAAGCGCAATAAAAAGATCTATTTTCTTCCCGAAGAGCCGGCGAATCTGCTGAAGCATGTGCGCGAGCGCGTGTGGGATGTCGAGCGTTCCATCCATGTACTCGAAGAAAAGAAGCACGCCATCTTCCGCAAGCCACGCCTGTATTTTCTCTATGGCCCGAGCGGTTTCAAGCATGTCTGGGACATGATCTTTCAATCGAAACAAAAAGAATATCGCATCCTCACCGAAGGTGTGAATTTTCTCGATTTCGTGAAGGAGCGCTATATCCTCGACGAGATCATCAAGAACAAAAAGAAGCTTGGCATCTCGAGCAAGCAGCTTATCGTCGATTCCGAATACGCCCGCGAGATTGTGGAAAAGGATCCGCAGGAAAATCGCCGCTCAAAGATCCTGCCGGCCAAGTATCAACTGCCATTTACTGAGGTGATCACCAAAGAATTCGTCGCTTTCATTTCGCCGCGCTGGGACAACACGCTTTTTGTCGTGGAAAACGAAGCCTTTGCGCAGACCCGCCTGGCGGCATTTGAGATGTTGTGGGAGAAGATGTAG
- a CDS encoding MYG1 family protein: MKWFQTTRIVTHSGSFHPDDLLAVATLRAVLKKRGVSRVKLVRTREQSEIAKADFVVDVGGEYDPSHNRFDHHQAAGAGARANGIPYASFGLVWKAFGVELCGSEKVAAVIDGELVQVVDAIDNGVEICSSVIGDVHPYTFGHALSSFLPSWKELADTKVTADTAFAKALVFAEAVLTREIARAKDAEEGRANVEKAYRDAEDKRVVVLDQSYVWGDVLRVYPEPLYVIYPQGADKWHVKAVRNDPNSFKNRRDLPTTWAGKRDAEFAQLTGVADALFCHKNLFLAVAGSLEGAKKLAKLAI; encoded by the coding sequence ATGAAATGGTTTCAAACAACTCGCATTGTCACACATAGTGGCAGCTTTCATCCCGACGATTTATTGGCGGTCGCTACACTTCGTGCTGTGCTGAAAAAGCGTGGCGTGAGCCGTGTGAAATTGGTACGTACCCGCGAACAATCGGAAATTGCGAAGGCGGATTTTGTCGTGGATGTTGGTGGGGAATATGATCCGTCGCACAATCGTTTCGATCACCATCAGGCGGCCGGTGCTGGTGCTCGTGCAAACGGTATTCCGTACGCTTCTTTTGGTTTGGTGTGGAAAGCTTTTGGTGTTGAGCTGTGCGGTTCGGAAAAAGTTGCCGCAGTCATTGACGGTGAATTGGTGCAGGTGGTGGATGCGATCGACAATGGTGTGGAGATTTGCTCTTCGGTCATTGGCGACGTGCACCCATACACCTTCGGTCACGCACTTTCATCTTTTTTGCCGAGCTGGAAAGAGCTCGCGGATACGAAGGTGACCGCCGACACGGCTTTTGCTAAGGCGCTCGTGTTTGCCGAGGCAGTGCTGACGCGTGAGATTGCACGTGCGAAAGATGCCGAAGAAGGTCGTGCGAATGTTGAAAAAGCGTATCGTGATGCCGAAGACAAGCGCGTCGTCGTACTTGATCAATCATATGTATGGGGCGACGTGCTTCGAGTGTATCCAGAACCGCTCTACGTGATCTATCCGCAAGGCGCCGACAAATGGCATGTGAAAGCCGTTCGAAATGATCCGAATTCGTTCAAAAATCGCCGGGATCTCCCGACGACATGGGCAGGGAAGCGTGATGCCGAATTCGCTCAGTTGACCGGCGTCGCCGACGCGCTCTTTTGCCACAAAAATCTCTTCTTGGCAGTGGCGGGGTCGCTGGAAGGGGCCAAAAAGCTGGCAAAACTGGCCATTTAA
- the gpmI gene encoding 2,3-bisphosphoglycerate-independent phosphoglycerate mutase, whose amino-acid sequence MAKKSNTALRSQITLIILDGWGHREDAEHNAIAAAKTPNFTRLWKNSPHALLQASGAHVGLPDGQMGNSEIGHTTIGAGKVIDTELVRIGKAIRTGEFDNNPAFLALFDHVKKHRSTLHVQGLLSDGGVHSHQEHLYAFLKAAKKHGVTRIAIHAFTDGRDTAPQSAAKYLKDLEKVLAEVGVGFIATVSGRFYAMDRDNNWDRLAKAEQAMFECKGNVCTVSSDKTVSAHVEALYKQGKLDEHLEPIVCIGLGVDGAEVAGPGTNGCAIQDNDAVLFFNFRADRARMLSQKMLEKQAKNNVCFATFTEYSTEFKCLVAFPPATIETTLAGEISKAGLTQAHIAETEKFPHATYFLNGGREEPYAGERHIMLASRKDVPTHDLAPKMRAEAIADKAIEEIAAGTDFIFINFANPDMVGHTANVPAIIEAIEETDTQLGRVMDAIVVRAAKAGTTNLAFITADHGNAEVNIDPITGTKHTSHTLSPVPAILSGSVAKEDGAAQSVAATLPQIHNGGLSDIAPTILALLHLPQPATMTGKSLL is encoded by the coding sequence ATGGCCAAAAAATCGAACACTGCTTTGAGGTCGCAGATCACCCTCATCATCCTCGACGGCTGGGGTCATCGAGAGGATGCAGAGCACAATGCAATTGCCGCCGCGAAGACGCCGAATTTTACGCGTCTTTGGAAAAACTCGCCGCACGCACTGCTTCAGGCGAGCGGCGCACATGTTGGCTTGCCGGATGGCCAGATGGGAAATAGCGAGATCGGCCACACCACCATTGGCGCCGGCAAGGTGATCGACACTGAGCTTGTGCGCATCGGCAAGGCGATCCGCACAGGTGAATTCGACAACAATCCGGCCTTCCTCGCATTGTTTGATCATGTCAAAAAACATCGTTCGACGCTCCATGTGCAGGGCTTGCTTTCGGACGGCGGCGTACACAGCCACCAGGAGCACCTCTACGCTTTTCTGAAAGCCGCAAAAAAACACGGCGTCACACGTATTGCTATTCACGCCTTCACTGACGGTCGCGATACGGCGCCGCAGAGCGCGGCGAAATATTTGAAAGATCTTGAAAAAGTCCTCGCCGAGGTCGGTGTCGGCTTTATCGCCACTGTTTCTGGCCGCTTCTATGCGATGGACCGCGACAACAATTGGGACCGTCTCGCCAAAGCCGAGCAGGCGATGTTTGAATGCAAGGGCAATGTCTGCACGGTGAGCAGCGACAAAACCGTATCGGCACACGTGGAGGCGCTGTACAAGCAGGGCAAGCTTGACGAGCATCTAGAGCCGATTGTGTGTATTGGTCTTGGTGTCGACGGGGCCGAGGTTGCAGGACCTGGCACGAATGGCTGTGCCATCCAGGACAACGACGCCGTGCTTTTCTTCAACTTCCGCGCCGACCGCGCCCGCATGCTGTCGCAGAAAATGCTCGAGAAGCAGGCGAAGAATAATGTGTGCTTTGCGACGTTCACCGAGTATTCGACTGAATTCAAGTGTCTCGTGGCGTTTCCGCCGGCGACCATCGAGACGACGCTCGCCGGCGAGATCTCTAAGGCCGGTCTGACCCAGGCGCACATTGCGGAAACAGAAAAATTCCCACACGCCACCTACTTTTTGAATGGCGGCCGCGAGGAGCCGTATGCTGGCGAGCGACATATCATGCTCGCGAGCCGCAAGGATGTGCCGACACACGACCTCGCACCAAAGATGCGCGCGGAGGCGATCGCCGACAAAGCGATCGAAGAAATCGCAGCAGGTACTGATTTTATTTTCATAAACTTCGCCAATCCCGACATGGTGGGGCATACAGCCAATGTCCCCGCGATCATTGAGGCAATAGAAGAGACCGACACGCAGCTTGGTCGGGTGATGGATGCGATCGTCGTTCGTGCTGCCAAGGCGGGCACTACGAATCTTGCGTTCATCACCGCCGATCACGGCAATGCGGAGGTGAATATCGACCCGATCACCGGCACCAAACACACTTCGCACACGCTCAGCCCGGTGCCGGCGATTTTGTCGGGCAGCGTGGCAAAGGAGGACGGGGCGGCTCAGAGCGTCGCCGCAACTTTGCCACAAATCCACAACGGTGGCCTCTCCGATATTGCTCCGACCATCCTCGCGTTGCTACATCTTCCACAGCCTGCGACCATGACAGGAAAAAGTCTGTTATAA
- a CDS encoding MBL fold metallo-hydrolase, whose protein sequence is MNGLQTHFHMDHRAGVQSNTMLFKNGYVRSIHTPILPGRSFREVLAGDFSPDTWPVSPATFGITHSIQEFALGSSLQVGDVSVKTLPLNHPGQAAGFRIALPHGDVVVTTDEELSDETHRAEYAKFVSGAAILYVDVQYRDEEHAGQAGIAGGPAMSRKGWGHSTPGMLRAALSQCEVVPGTILVGHHDPSRPDADLRKFEAEMQAEFAEAFPGTKLCFAREADTFRV, encoded by the coding sequence GTGAACGGTCTCCAGACACACTTCCACATGGATCATCGTGCGGGAGTCCAGAGCAACACCATGCTGTTCAAGAACGGCTACGTGCGCTCGATCCACACGCCGATCCTGCCAGGCCGCTCCTTCCGTGAAGTGCTTGCTGGCGACTTCTCGCCCGACACCTGGCCCGTCTCGCCCGCGACCTTCGGCATCACGCACTCGATCCAGGAATTCGCCCTTGGCAGCTCGCTGCAGGTCGGCGATGTCTCGGTGAAGACCTTGCCGCTGAATCATCCCGGCCAAGCCGCCGGCTTCCGCATCGCTCTCCCTCACGGAGACGTGGTCGTCACCACCGACGAGGAGTTGTCCGACGAAACTCATCGTGCTGAATACGCGAAGTTTGTCTCCGGTGCTGCCATTCTCTATGTCGATGTGCAGTATCGCGACGAAGAGCATGCTGGCCAAGCAGGCATCGCCGGTGGACCGGCCATGAGCCGCAAAGGTTGGGGTCACTCGACACCAGGCATGCTCCGCGCCGCACTCAGCCAATGCGAAGTCGTGCCGGGCACGATCCTCGTCGGCCATCACGATCCGAGCCGGCCTGATGCGGACCTCCGCAAGTTCGAAGCCGAAATGCAGGCG
- the cgtA gene encoding Obg family GTPase CgtA: MAFIDDIVIHLKAGDGGHGVVRWRAEKGKPKAGAAGGNGGHGGSVFLHAIRDIGVLVRYATEKKFSAENGLSGMKKSMDGRGGKDLHLDIPLGSIVTNMTTGDVYQFLKDGEEICVLDGGRGGLGNEYFKSSTNVTPLQQTDGKKGQEADFHIELQLIVDAGFAGFPNAGKSSLLNALTNARAKVASYQFTTLEPNLGDFYGFILADIPGLIEGASEGKGLGHKFLRHIARTKLVFHCISLENEDIMKAYKTIRGELEAYSPELAEKKEIIILTKTDVLTPEQVDAAVKKMKKLKKDVLTVTIADDASVKTFADKLVAILRAEEKAFATAAEKAALESEGEFKL; the protein is encoded by the coding sequence ATGGCCTTTATAGACGATATTGTCATCCATTTGAAGGCCGGCGACGGCGGTCACGGCGTAGTGCGTTGGCGTGCGGAAAAGGGTAAGCCAAAGGCCGGTGCGGCAGGCGGCAACGGTGGTCATGGCGGCTCGGTGTTTTTGCATGCGATTCGCGATATCGGCGTGCTGGTTCGCTATGCCACCGAGAAGAAATTTTCTGCTGAAAACGGCCTTTCTGGCATGAAAAAGAGTATGGATGGTCGTGGTGGCAAGGACCTCCACCTTGATATTCCTCTCGGTTCGATTGTCACCAATATGACGACCGGCGACGTGTATCAATTTCTGAAAGATGGCGAGGAGATCTGTGTACTCGATGGTGGCCGCGGCGGCTTGGGCAACGAATATTTCAAATCATCGACCAACGTCACGCCGCTCCAGCAGACCGACGGCAAAAAGGGGCAGGAGGCGGATTTTCATATCGAATTGCAGCTCATTGTGGACGCTGGATTTGCCGGGTTTCCGAATGCCGGCAAATCCAGCCTGTTGAACGCGCTCACGAATGCTCGCGCGAAAGTGGCGAGCTATCAGTTCACCACACTAGAACCAAACCTCGGCGATTTCTACGGCTTTATTTTGGCGGACATTCCAGGACTCATCGAGGGTGCCTCTGAAGGCAAGGGTCTCGGACACAAATTTTTGCGACACATCGCCCGCACCAAGCTCGTGTTCCATTGCATCTCACTTGAGAATGAAGATATTATGAAGGCGTACAAAACCATTCGCGGCGAGCTCGAGGCATACAGTCCTGAGTTGGCTGAGAAAAAAGAAATTATTATTTTGACCAAGACCGACGTGCTCACTCCTGAGCAGGTGGACGCTGCGGTGAAAAAGATGAAAAAGCTCAAGAAGGATGTGCTCACAGTGACCATTGCCGATGATGCTTCGGTGAAGACGTTTGCCGACAAGCTCGTGGCGATTTTGCGTGCTGAAGAAAAGGCGTTTGCTACTGCGGCAGAAAAAGCCGCGCTCGAAAGTGAAGGCGAGTTCAAGTTATAG